Proteins encoded in a region of the Wolbachia endosymbiont (group A) of Anomoia purmunda genome:
- a CDS encoding phage terminase large subunit family protein, which produces MIYATSFSEGLKPDPELKVSEWANEYRVLAATAASEPGKWRTERTPYLKEIMDSLSPSSPAEKVVFMKGAQIGGTEAGNNWIGYIIDQTPGPMLVVQPTVEMGKRWSKGRFAPLIESTPCLKSKVKDPRSRDSGNTVQSKEFPGGIVVITGANSSVGLRSMPVKYLFLDEIDAYPGDSGGEGDPVLLSIARTNTFARRKIFLVSTPTIHGISRIEKEFEATDKRYFFVPCPHCNYYQVLKWSQIKWENNDSRTAHYVCTECSGKIENHQKTEMLEHGEWRPTNRVKGEKKGFHLSSLYSPVGWYSWQQAVEDFLHAKESEQLLKVWINTTLGETWVDKGEVPDWKQLFNRREFFQIGTVPKGEVVLTAGVDVQKDRLEVEVVAWGKSRESWSIDYRVFEGDTGGGEVWGKLSELLNHHFIGENGLEYMISMMAVDAGYATQEVYNWVRGHQGSGRVMAVKGVNKALVPLSSPSRVDITVGGQKLKRGIKLWPVGVSILKSELFQLLNVLKEGEEAPAGYCHFPEYAPEYFKQLTAEQLVSKVVKGYTKQEWQKVRERNEVLDCRIYARAASIALGIDRWPESKWNSLSEKPENKKSKKIVKSKWISKQ; this is translated from the coding sequence ATGATATACGCCACATCTTTTTCTGAAGGTTTAAAACCAGATCCAGAGCTTAAAGTATCAGAGTGGGCGAATGAGTATCGAGTTTTAGCAGCAACTGCAGCATCAGAGCCAGGTAAATGGAGAACGGAAAGAACTCCTTATTTAAAAGAAATCATGGATTCACTTTCTCCGTCCTCACCAGCAGAAAAAGTAGTATTCATGAAAGGAGCGCAGATTGGGGGAACAGAAGCTGGTAACAATTGGATAGGCTATATCATCGATCAAACACCAGGTCCAATGTTAGTTGTGCAGCCAACAGTCGAAATGGGAAAGCGTTGGTCAAAGGGAAGATTTGCGCCACTGATTGAAAGTACACCATGTTTAAAAAGTAAAGTAAAAGACCCAAGATCAAGAGATTCAGGCAATACTGTACAAAGTAAGGAATTTCCAGGTGGAATAGTAGTAATAACTGGAGCAAACAGCAGTGTAGGACTGAGATCTATGCCAGTAAAGTATCTCTTTCTTGATGAGATTGATGCGTATCCAGGAGATTCAGGAGGAGAAGGAGATCCAGTACTGCTTAGTATTGCTCGAACTAATACATTTGCACGGCGAAAGATTTTTTTAGTATCAACACCAACGATTCATGGAATAAGCAGAATTGAGAAAGAATTTGAAGCAACAGATAAGAGATACTTTTTTGTACCATGTCCACATTGTAATTACTATCAAGTTCTGAAATGGTCACAAATAAAATGGGAAAACAACGACTCAAGAACAGCACATTATGTCTGCACTGAATGTAGCGGCAAAATAGAAAATCATCAAAAGACAGAGATGCTTGAACATGGAGAATGGAGACCTACTAATAGAGTAAAAGGTGAGAAAAAAGGATTTCATCTTTCAAGCCTTTATAGTCCAGTTGGGTGGTATAGTTGGCAACAAGCAGTAGAGGATTTTCTTCATGCAAAAGAAAGTGAACAATTACTGAAAGTTTGGATAAATACTACGCTTGGAGAAACCTGGGTAGATAAAGGAGAAGTACCAGACTGGAAGCAATTATTTAACAGGAGAGAATTTTTTCAGATTGGCACAGTACCAAAAGGCGAAGTAGTTCTCACAGCAGGAGTTGATGTCCAAAAAGATCGTTTAGAAGTAGAAGTTGTAGCTTGGGGAAAAAGCCGCGAAAGTTGGTCAATAGACTATCGAGTATTTGAAGGAGATACAGGAGGTGGAGAAGTATGGGGAAAGCTTTCAGAGCTCTTAAATCATCATTTTATCGGTGAAAATGGTCTTGAATACATGATAAGCATGATGGCAGTGGATGCTGGATATGCAACGCAAGAAGTATATAACTGGGTAAGAGGTCATCAAGGATCTGGAAGAGTAATGGCAGTCAAAGGTGTAAATAAAGCCCTAGTGCCACTGAGCAGCCCAAGTAGAGTAGATATAACAGTTGGTGGTCAAAAGCTAAAGAGAGGAATAAAGCTATGGCCAGTAGGAGTATCGATATTAAAGTCAGAGCTTTTTCAATTACTTAATGTTTTAAAAGAAGGTGAAGAAGCTCCAGCAGGATATTGTCATTTTCCCGAATATGCACCTGAATATTTTAAGCAGCTAACGGCAGAGCAATTAGTCAGCAAGGTAGTAAAAGGATACACAAAACAGGAGTGGCAAAAGGTAAGAGAAAGAAATGAAGTATTAGACTGTAGGATTTATGCAAGAGCTGCATCTATTGCGCTTGGAATCGATCGTTGGCCAGAGAGTAAATGGAATAGTTTAAGTGAAAAACCGGAAAATAAAAAATCAAAGAAAATAGTCAAAAGCAAATGGATCAGCAAGCAATAA
- a CDS encoding gpW family protein, translating into MYNEDYLIQVEEAIKKLQNGERVVSIAYGDHVVRYAEVDINDLLSLRQRIKAELKIAGKRKIVFATNKGII; encoded by the coding sequence ATGTATAACGAAGATTATTTAATTCAAGTCGAAGAAGCGATAAAGAAACTGCAGAATGGAGAGAGAGTAGTATCAATTGCATATGGTGACCATGTTGTAAGATATGCTGAAGTAGATATAAATGATTTATTAAGCTTAAGACAACGAATTAAAGCTGAGCTAAAGATTGCTGGAAAGAGGAAAATTGTTTTTGCTACTAATAAGGGAATTATATGA
- a CDS encoding glycoside hydrolase family 25 protein — MREYQNFLKQLKYVIVNSGVLEKEGKCKKIADLSNKVYANAVVDLSHWNADVNFKLVKEDGILGVVHKATQGLKFLDLKYVERRKIAEEEGLLYGAYHFGVGENGKDQAEHFLETVSDSSKVLLALDIEENKNGENITPKQAEDFVTRVQERTNLCDS; from the coding sequence ATGAGAGAATATCAAAATTTTCTGAAACAATTAAAGTATGTAATAGTCAATAGTGGTGTATTAGAAAAAGAAGGTAAATGTAAGAAAATAGCTGATTTATCAAATAAAGTATATGCGAATGCAGTAGTAGACCTATCACATTGGAATGCAGATGTAAATTTTAAGCTAGTCAAAGAAGATGGAATACTGGGTGTAGTACATAAGGCAACTCAAGGATTAAAATTTCTAGATCTAAAGTACGTAGAGAGAAGAAAAATTGCTGAAGAAGAAGGACTTCTGTATGGCGCATACCATTTTGGAGTAGGAGAAAACGGAAAAGACCAAGCTGAGCATTTTTTAGAGACAGTAAGCGATAGTTCTAAAGTTCTACTTGCTCTAGATATAGAAGAAAACAAAAATGGAGAAAACATAACACCAAAACAGGCGGAAGATTTTGTTACTAGAGTTCAAGAAAGAACTAATCTGTGTGATTCATAG
- a CDS encoding IS481 family transposase yields the protein MDTKVKLRLNWIELYKKLGHAGKVCQHYNISRFTLRKWYKSYEKLGEQGLSNLSSRPKTLPLQKINESNEQLILHLRKARKLGARRIQAELKRLHDISFALATIHKVLKKHDVSLLRIKRHYRKQIKRYNCKVPGERVQMDVCKISSGLYQYTAIDDCTRYKVIALYSRRTSKNTLDFLKQLRERAPFHCQRIQTDRGQEFFAYEVQECLKEWKIKFRPIKPFSPHLNGKVERAQRTDLDEFYSSVNIKDHELQVKLRDWEEYYNKQRPHSSLQGKTPWEKYKELEKTIPCLSEIQKNYISSKETFVMQNYKHDQELKSLQKYKTS from the coding sequence ATGGATACCAAAGTTAAGTTGCGTTTGAATTGGATAGAATTATACAAAAAATTAGGTCATGCAGGCAAAGTGTGTCAACACTATAACATTTCACGCTTTACCTTACGAAAATGGTACAAAAGTTATGAAAAGCTAGGTGAACAGGGATTGTCAAACCTTAGTAGCAGGCCTAAAACTTTACCCTTACAAAAAATCAACGAGTCAAATGAGCAGCTCATTCTTCATCTGAGAAAAGCTAGAAAATTAGGAGCAAGACGTATTCAAGCTGAATTGAAGCGTTTACATGATATCTCTTTTGCATTGGCTACTATACACAAAGTTTTGAAGAAACACGATGTAAGTCTTTTACGTATTAAACGCCACTATCGCAAGCAGATTAAGCGTTATAACTGCAAAGTGCCAGGAGAGCGTGTACAAATGGATGTTTGCAAAATATCCTCGGGGCTTTATCAATATACTGCTATAGATGATTGTACGCGTTATAAAGTTATCGCATTATACTCAAGGCGTACTTCAAAAAATACTCTGGATTTCTTAAAACAATTAAGGGAAAGGGCTCCATTTCATTGTCAAAGGATTCAAACCGATAGAGGACAAGAATTTTTTGCTTACGAAGTGCAAGAGTGTCTAAAAGAATGGAAAATAAAATTCCGTCCAATTAAGCCGTTTTCCCCACATTTAAATGGTAAAGTAGAAAGAGCGCAGCGTACAGATTTAGATGAATTTTATAGTAGCGTTAACATTAAGGATCATGAACTGCAAGTCAAGCTTAGGGATTGGGAAGAATATTATAATAAACAACGTCCTCATAGCTCTCTTCAGGGAAAGACTCCTTGGGAAAAATATAAAGAACTGGAAAAAACAATTCCTTGTCTAAGTGAAATACAAAAAAATTATATTTCATCAAAAGAAACGTTTGTCATGCAAAATTACAAACATGACCAAGAGTTAAAGTCACTTCAAAAATACAAAACCTCTTAA
- a CDS encoding phage portal protein: MLKTLKQLFSKPKIKSSAWDASGSGRRVMYWQGETGSINNLLSQNLETLRSRSRDMVRKNPYAANIIDTIVSNSIGTGIKPQSKARDGEFRKKVQELWLRWTDEADSNGVSDFYGLQALVCRSMIEGGECFVRLRTRKLEDRFSVPLQLQVLESEHLDNKTNQTLGNGNVIRNGIEFNRLGQREAYYLFKEHPGEGSFGESVRVPANDVLHIYKPLRPGQIRGEPWLSSILLKLYELDQYDDAELVRKKTAAMFAGFITRLDPEANILGESEANEQGVALSGLEPGTMQLLDPGEDIKFSEPSDVGGSYEAFMRQQLRAIAIGTGITYEQLTGDLTGVNYSSIRAGLIEFRRRCAMLQHNIMVFQFCRPVWSRWLELAVLSGELSIDEKVVKAAKEEVKWIPQGFDWVDPLKDQQAQQMAVRNGFKSRAEVVSEMGYDVEEIDQEIAEDNKRANSLNLIFDSDVGGNNVSK; this comes from the coding sequence ATGTTAAAGACCTTAAAACAACTATTTAGTAAGCCAAAAATCAAAAGTTCTGCATGGGATGCGTCAGGCTCAGGAAGAAGAGTAATGTATTGGCAGGGAGAAACAGGAAGTATAAACAATTTGCTGTCTCAAAACCTTGAAACTTTACGTAGTAGATCACGTGATATGGTGAGAAAAAATCCTTACGCTGCAAATATAATTGATACGATAGTAAGTAACTCTATTGGAACAGGAATAAAACCACAATCAAAAGCAAGAGATGGAGAATTTCGAAAGAAAGTACAAGAATTATGGCTAAGATGGACAGATGAAGCAGACAGTAACGGAGTAAGTGATTTTTATGGATTACAAGCTCTAGTATGCAGAAGTATGATAGAGGGAGGAGAATGTTTTGTACGTTTAAGAACGAGAAAGCTGGAAGATAGATTTTCTGTGCCATTACAACTGCAAGTACTTGAGTCTGAACATTTAGATAATAAAACAAATCAAACTTTAGGAAATGGTAATGTAATAAGAAACGGGATTGAGTTTAACAGGCTTGGGCAAAGAGAAGCATATTACCTATTTAAAGAACACCCCGGTGAAGGCTCGTTTGGTGAATCAGTGAGAGTACCAGCAAACGATGTTTTACATATCTATAAACCACTGAGACCTGGGCAAATTAGAGGAGAGCCATGGCTTTCGAGTATACTGCTAAAGCTTTATGAGCTTGATCAATACGATGATGCAGAATTAGTGAGAAAAAAGACAGCAGCAATGTTCGCAGGGTTTATTACAAGACTTGATCCTGAGGCAAATATTTTAGGAGAAAGCGAAGCGAATGAGCAAGGAGTAGCATTATCAGGTTTAGAGCCAGGAACAATGCAGCTTTTAGACCCAGGAGAAGACATAAAATTTTCAGAACCGTCAGATGTTGGAGGAAGTTATGAAGCATTCATGAGACAGCAACTGAGGGCAATAGCAATAGGCACAGGGATAACATATGAGCAACTAACAGGAGATTTAACCGGTGTTAATTATTCATCAATCAGAGCAGGATTAATAGAGTTTCGTCGTAGATGTGCTATGCTGCAACACAACATTATGGTATTTCAATTTTGCAGACCAGTATGGAGTAGATGGCTAGAGTTAGCAGTACTTTCTGGAGAACTGAGTATAGATGAAAAAGTAGTAAAAGCAGCGAAAGAAGAAGTGAAATGGATACCACAGGGATTTGATTGGGTGGATCCGCTTAAAGACCAGCAAGCACAGCAAATGGCAGTAAGGAATGGCTTCAAAAGTCGAGCAGAGGTAGTATCAGAAATGGGTTACGATGTAGAAGAAATTGATCAAGAAATAGCAGAGGATAATAAACGCGCCAATAGTCTCAATTTAATATTTGATTCTGATGTCGGGGGAAACAATGTTTCTAAGTAG
- a CDS encoding S49 family peptidase, whose protein sequence is MFLSRPLMLEPRSFELLSLYKEKQPIFKNLKHSIKSNVERTAIIPIHGILTKKPGAFDGFLGMTSYEKIQEEIESALGDKSIETILLDIDSPGGEVNGIFDLADFIYSARGKKRIIAIANDDAYSAAYAIASSAEKIFLTRTSGVGSIGVIASHIDQSEFDEKCGIKYTTVFAGSRKNDLNPHEPITSESLENLKSEVNRLYGMLVELIARNRNLSIEAIKNTEAGLYFGEKAIEIGLADGITILSEFKSINKKGDITMNEKTTNDLETDNLTKYRTEVLELIRLCNLSRMPEKIGEFIEQGVSIEQAREVLMELLAEQTKKTNILSAIPQNSGEELMMQVAKSRAQSGI, encoded by the coding sequence ATGTTTCTAAGTAGACCATTAATGCTTGAACCAAGGAGTTTTGAGCTACTATCGCTATACAAAGAAAAACAGCCAATTTTTAAAAATCTCAAGCACTCTATCAAAAGTAACGTAGAAAGAACTGCAATTATACCAATTCATGGAATTCTGACGAAAAAACCAGGCGCGTTTGATGGTTTTCTGGGAATGACATCATATGAAAAAATTCAAGAAGAGATAGAGAGTGCTTTAGGAGATAAAAGCATAGAGACGATTCTACTTGATATAGATAGCCCAGGAGGAGAGGTAAACGGTATATTTGACTTAGCTGATTTTATCTATAGTGCAAGAGGAAAAAAGAGGATAATAGCGATAGCAAATGATGATGCATATTCTGCTGCGTATGCAATTGCTTCTAGTGCTGAAAAGATTTTTCTCACCCGCACTTCAGGAGTAGGAAGCATTGGGGTAATCGCAAGTCATATAGATCAAAGTGAATTTGATGAAAAATGTGGAATAAAATATACCACAGTGTTTGCAGGAAGTAGAAAAAATGATTTAAATCCACATGAGCCAATAACTTCTGAAAGTTTAGAAAACCTGAAAAGCGAAGTGAATCGTTTGTATGGAATGCTGGTTGAGCTAATAGCACGGAATAGAAACCTCTCTATAGAGGCAATAAAAAATACTGAAGCAGGGCTTTATTTTGGGGAGAAAGCAATAGAAATAGGTCTTGCAGATGGAATTACAATTCTTTCTGAGTTTAAATCTATTAATAAAAAAGGGGATATTACTATGAATGAAAAAACTACAAATGACCTAGAAACTGACAATTTAACTAAGTATCGTACTGAAGTTCTTGAATTAATACGTTTATGTAACTTATCACGAATGCCAGAAAAGATAGGAGAATTTATTGAGCAAGGCGTAAGTATTGAGCAAGCCAGGGAAGTTTTAATGGAGTTACTTGCAGAGCAAACGAAGAAGACAAACATACTGAGTGCAATACCACAGAATTCAGGAGAAGAGTTGATGATGCAGGTAGCGAAAAGTCGTGCGCAATCAGGCATTTAA
- a CDS encoding IS110 family transposase, with product MRHIGVDLHTNSFTACYLQEGKPEHIQTFRLKDLDNFTKDLQETYEVAIEATGNSCFFYDAVSPYVKRIVIIAPGQFEVVRRSVNKTDKHDARAIAFFLSKDMLPEARCKNKQCQQLASLLQTRDQLVKSRVSLINKVHGLFNYHGIKIKKEVLTTKVGFERATQKHNWEPLEKVEIEVISYHLEAIRESLKKLEKEIIAFAKQLPGFSNLISIKGIGPISAAVFIATIGDINDFRRPEKLTAYFGVVPRVSQSNQQCTIGRITKRGSKIARTSLVQCTWIAVRYSPYLKSFYEHIKKKRGSAKAITATARKFLITIFYTLKNDWVFKDFTKFEISTGQ from the coding sequence ATGCGTCACATTGGAGTTGATTTACATACCAATAGTTTTACTGCTTGTTACTTACAAGAAGGGAAACCTGAGCATATTCAAACGTTTCGCTTAAAAGACTTGGATAATTTCACCAAAGATCTTCAAGAAACATATGAAGTAGCCATAGAAGCAACAGGTAACAGCTGTTTCTTTTATGATGCAGTTTCACCTTACGTTAAACGCATAGTAATAATTGCTCCTGGACAGTTTGAAGTTGTTCGTCGCTCTGTGAACAAAACAGATAAGCATGATGCGCGAGCTATTGCTTTCTTTCTAAGCAAAGATATGTTGCCTGAGGCAAGGTGCAAAAACAAACAATGCCAGCAGTTAGCTTCTCTTCTTCAAACGAGAGATCAGTTAGTAAAGTCACGGGTATCTTTAATCAATAAAGTTCATGGTCTTTTTAATTATCATGGAATAAAAATTAAAAAAGAAGTACTTACAACTAAAGTAGGATTTGAACGTGCTACTCAAAAGCATAATTGGGAGCCTTTAGAAAAAGTTGAAATTGAAGTGATTAGCTATCATTTAGAAGCTATCCGAGAAAGCCTTAAAAAACTTGAAAAGGAAATTATAGCTTTTGCTAAACAACTTCCTGGGTTCAGCAATCTTATCAGCATAAAGGGAATTGGTCCAATTTCTGCAGCTGTCTTTATTGCAACAATTGGAGACATTAATGATTTCCGTAGACCTGAGAAACTTACTGCATATTTTGGAGTTGTACCAAGAGTTTCTCAATCTAATCAGCAATGTACAATTGGAAGAATTACCAAACGAGGGTCAAAAATAGCGCGTACTTCTTTAGTTCAATGTACTTGGATTGCTGTACGTTACAGTCCTTACTTGAAAAGTTTTTATGAACATATAAAAAAGAAGCGTGGTTCTGCTAAAGCTATAACTGCTACTGCTAGGAAATTTCTTATAACTATTTTCTATACTCTTAAAAATGACTGGGTTTTTAAAGATTTCACAAAATTTGAAATTTCTACTGGACAATAA
- a CDS encoding Hsp20/alpha crystallin family protein: protein MSNIVHSNKNNNRDNFSVRGLQRAVDDIFDSFFTGWNPELSRRSNSLLPACDFYETKESYCLSLELPGISKESIDISISGDSLIVKGEKTCDNESKDKQFYHRERYYGSFYRSIQLPVNVERDKVSASFSDGVLHVTIPKSEKHIKKIDVK, encoded by the coding sequence ATGAGTAATATAGTTCATTCAAATAAAAACAATAACCGTGATAACTTTAGTGTAAGAGGGTTACAAAGGGCCGTTGATGACATATTTGATAGCTTCTTTACAGGATGGAATCCAGAGCTTTCCAGAAGAAGCAACAGTCTATTACCAGCTTGTGACTTTTATGAAACAAAGGAAAGCTATTGCCTCTCATTAGAGTTACCAGGTATTTCCAAAGAAAGCATAGATATTAGTATATCTGGCGATAGCTTAATAGTGAAGGGTGAAAAGACATGTGATAACGAGTCAAAAGATAAGCAGTTTTATCATCGAGAAAGGTACTATGGCTCTTTCTATAGGTCTATTCAGCTTCCAGTAAATGTGGAGCGAGATAAAGTATCTGCTAGTTTTTCAGATGGAGTATTACATGTAACCATACCTAAGTCAGAGAAACACATCAAGAAGATTGATGTAAAGTAA